The stretch of DNA TGCTCCGGGTACCCTGGAAAAGCTGCTGCACCATCACCAGGTGGTGCTGCGCTATGTCCTGCCCGACGGCAGCCCCGCCCAGGGCCTTTTCCCCGACAACCCCAATGGGTCGCTGCACGATATCGCCGGGATCTGTGATCCCAGCGGCCGCGTATTCGGGCTGATGCCCCACCCCGAGGCCTATCATCACTGGACCCATCACCCCCGCTGGACCCGGCTGCGAGAGGAATTCAGACGCAGCGGCCAGCCTGTCGACACTGCCGGTGCCGACGGCAATCTGATCTTCGAAAACGCGGTAACCTTCTTTAAATAATAACGCCTTGATTTTAAATTAAATTTTTAGAATCAAGGCAGCCCAGTACCTCCTTCCGGAAATTCCTCCTCAGCACCAGCACCCAGGCCCGGCGCTTCCCAGCGCGGGACCTTTTTTGCTTCCTACCACCACCCGGTTCACATCACATTCATTACCAAAAAATCCCCAAGAGGGTCGACGTTCGCTTTTGAGGCCAGGTCGGTCATCCTCCCCACTCCTCGCATGACGTTTCCTATGAACCCGTTGTCGGGTTTCTTGTTTCCGTGAATTCATCGAAACCCGATTCCTCGCTTATCTGCCGCCGAAGGTCATCAAAGCCCTACCACCGAGCCTTCGGCTTCAGTTGCCGGCGCCATCGTTCGATATGAGGGAGGGCGTGAAGGTCGCCGAAGTGGTGAGGCGGCTTTTCAGTGCAGCCTAAAAAAAATTAATAGCGCTATAAAAAGTTTTAATAGCTGGGCTGGCCAAAAAAGGTTTGCGGGGGGATGGCGATAAATTAAGCGTGGCCTCGCGCCAGATTTTTAAATTGTTTAATATCAATTGGTTATATCGTTAAAAGTGGTCCGTGCGGGATCTGGGGGGCGTTCAATACGCCCCCAGTCGCCCGTGGCATGTAAATTGTAAAGTTGTCTGAAAATCAAAAATTCACCGCGCTAATCACCCAATCGGAGTCGACTACTATGCGCAAGAATTCGGGGTTCACCTTAATGGAACTGATGACGACAATTGCCATCATTGCGATCCTGGCATCTGTTGCAATTCCCAACATGATCGCTTGGCTTCCCGATTACCGTCTGCGCAGCGGGGCGGCTGAAATGCTCTCGGCGCTGCAGTTGGCGCTCCTGACCGCCATCAGGGAAAACGCGGATGTGGTGGTCGAATTAGACACCGGCAGCGATGAGTACGTGGTTTACCTGGACAACGGGGCAGGGGGCACCGAGCCCGGCAATGGAGCCAAGGACCCAGATGAGAGGGTGATCAAATCCGGCAAAATGGCGCCGGATGCACAGATCGACAGCGCCGGCTTCTCCGG from Desulfobacteraceae bacterium encodes:
- a CDS encoding GspH/FimT family pseudopilin — translated: MSENQKFTALITQSESTTMRKNSGFTLMELMTTIAIIAILASVAIPNMIAWLPDYRLRSGAAEMLSALQLALLTAIRENADVVVELDTGSDEYVVYLDNGAGGTEPGNGAKDPDERVIKSGKMAPDAQIDSAGFSGGVSRVSFTGRGLTKGFQVGTVTLKNSKGHQKEIVVNMTGRCRIK